One stretch of Candidatus Neomarinimicrobiota bacterium DNA includes these proteins:
- a CDS encoding MBL fold metallo-hydrolase produces MKVRFWGVRGSLPTPISNQQYTQKIRKILEQASNADISTASLREKFIQELPFTERMLIGGNTACLEVRTDNKLIILDMGSGLVKLGNYINEHEQNGNPLDIHIFMSHTHWDHIIGFPFFKPAFLPQNTITFYSPHPNFKERLEYQQDFRFFPISLDHMASKKVFITLEKNSDYKLGDVTVSNILQYHPGDSFGYKISHKGKSFVYATDSEYKNLTDDFIIRHKAFIKDTDLLIYDAQYTMEEALHKEDWGHSSAMQGIDFAISGGVKKLALFHHEPDNDDYRIYSMLKRAFEYKRANYPDSKLELMLAHEDLIINL; encoded by the coding sequence CACCGATATCGAACCAGCAGTACACTCAGAAAATAAGAAAAATACTTGAACAGGCTTCGAATGCGGATATATCCACAGCATCTCTGAGGGAGAAATTCATACAGGAACTTCCATTTACGGAAAGGATGCTTATAGGGGGCAACACAGCCTGCCTGGAGGTTCGAACCGACAACAAATTGATCATATTGGATATGGGCAGCGGACTGGTAAAACTGGGGAATTACATTAATGAACATGAACAGAATGGAAACCCTCTGGATATTCATATTTTCATGAGTCACACCCATTGGGATCACATCATAGGTTTCCCATTTTTCAAACCGGCTTTTCTGCCACAGAACACCATAACTTTTTACAGTCCACACCCCAATTTTAAGGAACGCCTTGAATATCAACAGGATTTTCGCTTTTTTCCCATATCACTGGACCACATGGCTTCCAAAAAAGTATTTATCACCCTGGAGAAAAACAGCGACTACAAGTTGGGAGATGTGACAGTTAGTAATATCCTGCAATATCATCCCGGGGACTCATTCGGTTATAAAATATCCCATAAAGGTAAATCCTTTGTTTATGCGACAGATTCAGAATATAAAAATCTAACGGATGATTTTATTATCCGTCATAAAGCATTCATTAAAGACACCGATTTACTCATTTATGACGCGCAATATACGATGGAAGAAGCCCTTCACAAAGAAGACTGGGGACACAGTTCGGCAATGCAGGGTATCGATTTTGCAATTTCCGGCGGTGTAAAAAAACTGGCGCTCTTTCATCACGAACCGGATAATGATGATTACAGGATATACTCCATGTTAAAACGGGCATTTGAATACAAGCGGGCCAATTACCCCGATTCCAAACTGGAGTTAATGTTGGCCCATGAAGATTTGATTATCAATTTGTAA